The sequence below is a genomic window from Novosphingobium sp. KACC 22771.
CCGCGGCGCGGGTGACTTCTCGACGACGGGCTATTCCAACCCCGCCGTGGCGCAGGCCTATGACGGCGTTTTTGCCGCGCGCAGCCAGTTCGTTGCCGCCACCTTCTATGACCTTGAGCGCGTCGAAGTGCTCAAAGGTCCGCAAGGCACGCTCTACGGCCGCAACGCCACGGGCGGCGCGCTCAACATCATCCCGGTTCAGCCCAAGCTGGGCCAGTTCGAGGGCTATGTCAGCGCCGGTTTCCAGAATTACAACGGCTATAATGCCGAAGGCGCGCTCAACATCCCGCTGGGCGACAAGGTGGCCGTGCGCGCCTCGTTCCAGGGCGTGTCGCGCGATGGCTATATCACCGACGGCACCGATGATGACAAGCATCACTCGCTGCGCCTGCAGGTAAAGGCCCAGCCGACAGAGGCGCTGACCCTGCGCCTTGGCGTCAATTATCAGCATCTGGGCGGGCGCGGCCCGGGCAAGGTGGTGTATGAACCCACCGCCCCCAACGCGCCGGGCATCACCAACCCCCAGCCGATCCTGCCCGCCAACCGCTGGACCTCGATCAACCAGTCGCTCAACACTCTGATCGGCAGCGTGACCGCGCCTCCCGGCATCTATCCGCTCGACACCAGCAAGGTCTATCAGAACGTCGATGTGCTGGGCATCAACGGCCATATCGACTGGAACCTTGGTCCCGCCGTGCTGACCGTGATCCCGGCCTATCAGCGCGTGACGCAGGACTCGCTGGTCATGCCCGCGCTCTATTTCAGCACGAACAACTATTTCACCGGCGCGCCCTCGGTGTCCGAAGGACAGACGCTGGAAGTGCGCCTTGGCCATGCCGACAACCGCGTGAAATGGGTGATCGGCGGCTATTATTTCAACGAGGATCAGGACAGCTTCAATGCCGTCCGCCTTGGCCGCGCCTCCGACACGGCCTTTATCGCGAAACTGAACACCCGCGCCTATGCCGCCTTTGGCGAAGCGACCTATTCGCTCACCAGCCGGTTCCGCGCCACGGCGGGCCTGCGCTATACCGATGAAACCAAGTCGGTGGACGGCCACCGCTATGCCATCGCGGGCAGCCTGGCTTGCCCCGCGGGCGGCACGGCGATTGGCGGCTCCTGCGAGATCCTGACCTCGTCGGGCACATGGGTTGAGGGCACCTATTCGGCCAAGCGCTTGAACTACAAGGCGGGCGTCGAATTCGACGTGGCGCCCCAGAACATGCTCTACGCCAGCGTCGTCACCGGCTTCAAATCGGGCGGCCAATCCAATGCCGACATCGACCCGTATAAGCCGGAGGACGTGACCGCCTATACGATCGGTTCCAAGAACCGCTTCTTTGGCCGTCTGCTGCTGATCAACGCCGAATTGTTCTATATGGATTACAAGAACCGGCAGGAGAATTTCTCCCAGCTCGACCGTGGCGGCGCGCAGGTTTCCTCGCTGTTCAACGCGGGCAAGGCCGTGGCCAAGGGCATCACGCTGGAGGCCACGCTGCGTCCGACGATGAACGACTCGTTCCACGTCGGCGTCGAATATACCGAGAGCAAGTACAAGGACTTCTCCTATCAGGTCTATCGCGCGGCCAGCCCCGATCCGACGACCACCTGCGGCGTGACCCCGATTACAGGCGGCAATGCGCGGATCGGCTATTGGACGGTCAATTGCAATGGCTTCCAATTGCCGCGTACGCCCAAGTTCTCCGGCAATGTCAATTACACGCACACGTTTGATATGAAGGACGGCGCCCGCGTGGAATTCACGCCGGACATGAGCTTTGCCTCATCGCGCTGGCTCTCGGCCGAATTTGTCGAGAATGCGCGCGCCGGAGCCTATGCCCTGTTCAATGCCAGCCTGACCTATTACGCGCCGGGCGACCGTTTCTCGGTTCAGGCCTTTGTCCGCAACATCGGCAATACGGCGGTTTACACCGGGACCCAGCAATATCCCTTCATCGCCAATTACAATGGCCATGACATTGCGCCGCCCCGCACCTGGGGCGCCCGCCTGCGCGCCAAATTCTAAAGTCTGAAGCCCCGGCGAAAGGGGGAGGTGAAGGGGCGCGCGATCCGCTGTCGCGCGCCCTTTTGCTTGGCCCTGCGCGATGGCGCGGGCACGTGAAAATCCCACTTTCCTCGGCGTGAATACAGTTGATTTCATCATCGACTCGTTTATAAAAAGAACATCGTTCTTTTAGATAGAACTAGGAATTGCCAATGCGTCTCGCAAGATTTGATGGTGGCCGGATCGGGGTCTGTGTGGGCGAAGAAATCGCCGATGTGACGGATGTTTGCGGCGTTGATACCGCGCAATGGCCCCCGGTTGGTCCGCTGGTGCTGATCCGCGATTTCGTCATCCTGCGCCCCCGCATCGAGGCTGCGCTGGCCACCGCCCCGCGCAAGGCTCTGGCTGATGTGCGGCTGGAAACCCCGGTGCCCTGGCCCAACAAGGTCATCGCCTATCCGGTGAACTATCACGCCCATGGCCGCGAAATGCAGGCGGGCTATCGCGCCACCAATCAGGGCTTTTTCCTCAAGCCCTCCTCCTCGGTTTCGGGTCCGAACGATCCGGTCGTCCTGCCCCATGTGCCGGGGCGCGAAGTCCATCATGAGGCGGAACTGGGCATCATCATCGGCAAGATCTGCCGCTCGGTCCCGCGCGAAAACTGGCGCGAGGCGGTGTTCGGCTATGCTTGCCTGATGGACATGGTGGTGCGCGGCCGCGAAGAGCGCGTGTTCCGCAAGGCCTATGACACGTTCTGCCCGGTTGGCCCATGGATCACCACGGCCGATGAAGTGCCCGATCCCGACCAGCTTGAAATGAACCTTTGGGTCAATGGCGAACTGCGCCAGCATGCCAATACGCGCGATCTGGTGCTCGACATTCCCGGCATGATCGAGACGGCTTCGGCAGTGATGACGCTTCAGCCGGGCGACATCATCGCCACCGGCACGCCGCAGGGCGTGGCCCCCATCGTCGATGGCGACAAGGTGCGCATCTCGATCACCCGCCTTGGCGAGATGACCGTGGACGTGGTGCAGGGCACAGAAGGGGCCAGCGAGGTCTTCGCCGCGCCCTATGTCCCGCCCATCATCAAGCAGAATTGAGGGCATCATGGCCGACATTGCCACGCTCGATGACCTTTACGCCGCCTTCACCGCGCTCAACATGGAAGGGGGCTGGCATCGCCGCTTTCCCGCACTGTGGAGCGAGCCGCGCGCCAATTTTCGGCCTTTCCAATGGCGCTATGGCGATGTGAAGCCGATCCTTGCCCGCGCGGGCGAGCTGATCGGCACGGACAAGGCCGAGCGGCGCAATCTGACCATGTTCAATCCGGTCGAGGGCAATGTCTATTCGACGCTGCGCTCTATGGTGGCGGCCTATCAGATGATCCGCCCCGGCGAGACCGCCCGCGCCCATCGCCACACGCCCAACGCCCTGCGCCTTATCCTTGAGGGGCGGGGGACCCATACGGTGGTCGATGGGCATCGGGTGGAGATGCGGCCGGGCGATGTCCTGCTCACGCCCGGTTGGGCTTGGCATTCGCATGACAATGTCGGGCCGGATGATTGCTACTGGATGGACTTTCTCGACGTTCCGCTGGTCCATCTGCTTGAACCGATGTTCTATCAGCCGCATCCCGATGGGGTCGAGGCGGATCCGACGGCGGTGGACAGTTCGCCGCTGGCCTTTCGGCGCGAGGATACACTGGCGCGGCTCGACGTGGCGGGGGCGGTGGATGATGCCCATGCCTCGGTGCAAATGGGCGATCCGGCGCTCAAGACCATTCGGCTGGATATGCAAAGGCTGATCGCCGGGCGCGAAACCGCGCGATGCCGGACCACGGCCAACATCATCTACGCCGTGGTCGAAGGCCAAGGCCGGACCGAAATCGACGGTCAGAGTTTCGACTGGAGCTTTGGCGACACGATCGCGATCCCGGCATGGCGGCCCTATCGCCATCGCGCCCAGAGCGACGCGCTGCTGCTCAAGGTTTCGGACGCGCCGGTGATGGCCGCCTTCGACTGGCTGCGCTGCGAGGCCGATTGATCCGCACTATTCCTTTCAAGAATTCATAAGTTTGGGGAGCATATATGAAACAATCTCTCAAAGTGCTGATCGCGGGCGGCGGTATCGGGGGCATGGCGGCGGCGCTGTCGCTGCTGCGCCGGGGCTATGATGTCGAGGTCTATGAACAGGCCGCCGAACTGGGCGAAGTGGGCGCAGGCGTTCAGATCAGCCCCAACGGATCGCGCGCCCTGGATGCGCTGGGCGTGTTCGAAACGCTCAAGGCCGCCTCTTGCGCGCCGCGCCGCAAGGAATTCCGCCTGTGGAACACGGGTCGCGCATGGCCGATGTTCGACCTTGGCCCGCAGGCGATTGAGAAATATGGCTATCCCTATCTGACGGTCTATCGCCCTGACCTGCTCGCCACGCTGATCGACGCGGTGCGCGCTATCAAGCCCGACGCGGTCCATCTGGCCAAGGCGGTCAGCAATATTGACGTGCGCGAGGATGGCGTGACCCTGCATTTCGCCGATGGCACCCATGCCGATGGCGACCTGCTGGTGGGTGCCGACGGGGTGAAATCCACCGTGCGCCGCTGCTTGTTCGGCGATGATGAGGCGCAGTTTACCGGCATGATCGCATGGCGCGCGGTTATCCCCATGGAGCGCCTGCCCGAACGGCTGCGCGACATGCTGGGCTGGACCTGGATCGGGCCGGGCGGCCATCTGGTCAACTATCCCCTGCGCGGGGGCAAGCTGATGAACATGATCGGCACCATCGAGCGCAACGACTGGCAGGTGGAAAGCTGGTACACGCAAGGGTCCAACGAGGAATGCGCCCGCGATTTCGCCGGATGGCACGAGGATGTGCAGACGCTGATTCAGGCCGCGCCCTCGGTGATGAAATGGGCGTTCATGGAACGCGCCCCGCGCCAGACGTGGAGCGTCGGCCGCGCCACCTTGTTGGGCGATGCCTGTCACGCCACGCTGCCCTTCCTTGCCCAGGGCGCGGTGATGTCGATTGAGGATGGGGTGGTGCTGGGCCGCTGCCTCGACAAATATGCCGATCCGGTCAAGGCGCTGCACCGCTATGAACAGGCCCGCGTTGAGCGCACCAGCGCCATGGTGCGCGGGGCCAAGGAAAACACCGCCCGTTTCCATGAATCGGCGCTAGCGACCGAAGAGGGCGCGATTGCCTATATGGAAAGCGAATGGAGCCGCGATCCGATCCGCGACCGCTATGACTGGCTCTATCGCTATGACGTGAATACGGCGGAGATCTGAGCGTGACGGATCATGCGCAGCGGCCCCCCGCCGATCTGCTGTCGGGGCTGCGGGTTCTCGATCTGACCAATATTCTCTCCGGCCCCTATGCCACCTATCAGATGGCGTTGCTGGGGGCCGAGGTCATCAAGGTCGAGAACCCGAAGGACGGCGATCTGGCGCGCAAGCTGGGCGCTTCGCCCTCGCTTAACGGGCAATTGATGGGCACCAGTTTCCTCGCGCAGAACGCGGGGAAACTGTCGGTGACGGTCGATCTGAAACACCCCGAAGGCAAGGCGTTGTTCCGCGAACTGGTGGCCAGCGCCGATGTTCTGGTGGAAAATTTCCGCCCCGGCGTGATGGATCGGCTTGGCTTTGGCCATGAGGCGCTGCGCGCGGCCAATCCGGGGCTGATCTATTGCGCGATTTCCGGCTTTGGCCAGAACGGGCCGCTGGCGGGCAATCCGGCCTATGACCAGATCGTACAGGGCATGTCGGGCGTGATGAGCATCACCGGGGACGCCGACACCGCGCCTTTGCGCGTGGGCTATCCGCTCTGCGATACGCTGGGCGGAATGGCGGCGGCTTTCGCGGTGGTCAGTGCGCTGGTTAAGCGTGGGCGGACGGGCGAGGGGGCCTTTATCGACCTGTCCATGCTGGACGCCACGCTCTCGGCTATGGGCTGGGCTGTGTCCAATTACCTGATCGCCGGGGTCGAGGCACGGCCCATCGGCAACCAGAACATGACTGCCGCGCCATCGGGCGCCTTCCGCTGCGCCGATGGGCCGATCAACATTGCCGCCAACAAGCAGGAGCAATTTGAAAAACTGTGCGAGTTGATCGGACGCCCCGATCTGGCCACGGACCCCCGCTTTGCCGAGCGCGAGACGCGCAAGGCCAACCGCGCCGCGATCAATGCCGAGCTGGAACAGGCATTGGCCGCCAAAAGCGCGCAGGAGTGGGAAAGTCTGTTCAACGCCCATGGCATTCCGGCGGGGCGCATCCTGACCGTGCCGGAAATCCTGGCCCATCCGCAGATCGCCGCGCGCGATCTGGTGCAGGACATCGCCATGCCCGAGGCCGATTTCGGCGGCGTGCGCGTGGTGCGTGCAGGCTTTGACCTTGCCGACAGCCAGCCCGCCGCGCGCTGCCCACCGCCTTGGCTGGGGCAGCATAACGCGCGGATCTACGGCGAACTGGGCCGCGATCACCCAGCGCTGGAGCGCCTTAAGGCCAGCGGGGCGATCTGAACTATGGCGGCCTTATTCGGCGGTGGCCAGAGGGGGGAGCAGGCCTGGCGTTGCCCCCAGCCGCAGCGACAGTGCAATCGCGGCCTCCACCGCCACCGGGGCGAGCCGCGTGACATGCTCCTGCGTAAAGCGCAGGCTGGGGCCGGACAGGGTGATCGCCCCCTGCAGAACCCCATTGGCGCCGAACACCGGCACGCCGATCGCCGCCATGTCCAGATCGACATTGCCCACCGAGACCACCACCATTGCCTCGCGCGTGATGGGCGCACGCAATCCGGCGTCGAATTGCAGCAGGGTGACGCTGGCCGCGCCCTTGTTCAATGCGCGGCGCGAGCCGGGACGCACGCTGTAATCGCGCACCACATTGCTGCCGTCGACGCGAAACAGGCAGACCAGATCCTCGCCGTCGCGGATATAAAACGTCGCGCTTTCCGAAGTATCGGCCACCAGTTGTTCAAGCACCGGTTCAACAAAATGACGCAGGTCGAAGGAATCCTGAAACACCGAGGCAAAGGAAAGCAGACTTGCGCCCAGTTGATAGGTGCCGTCGGCGCGCTGCCAAATCAAACCATAGCGCTCCAGACTGCCCAGCAGGCGCAGGATCGTGCTTTTGTAGAGCCCGGTGATCCGCGCGATCTCGGCCAGCGTCAGCACCGGTTTGCCGGCGCGAAAGGCTTCGAGAATATCCAGCGCGCGATCGACCGCCGCCACCCCAGGCTTTGAATTCATGTTTCGGTTTCGCCTTGCAGCCGTTTGTACCTGTGTTCTGTATAACAGAACAAGGGTGCGAAATGTCAATGGCCCCGCCCGCTTTTGCTCCATTTCCGTTACGGGAGAACAAAAATGACCACCCTGCCCCCCCGTGTCTTCATCAAGGAAGAAGGCCCGCGCGAAGGTTTCCAGATCGAGCGCGCCCCGATCCCCACCGCCGACAAGATCCGGCTGGTCGATGCGCTTTCCGACACCGGGGTCGGGCTTATTCAGGTCACTTCCTTTGTCCATCCGCAAAAAGTGCCGGGCATGGCCGATGCCGAAGCGGTGGTGGCGGGCATGACGCTGCGCGCGGGGGTGCGCTACAGCGGGCTGTGGCTGAACCAGCGCGGGCTGGAGCGGGCGATTGCCACCGGCCGCCTCGATCTGGAGGGCAAGCTGACGCTCTATGCTTCCAACATCTTTCTAAAACGCAACCAGAACCGCACGCCCGAGCAGCAGCGCGAGGCCCAGCCCGCGTTGATCGCGATGTATCAGGCCCATGGCATTCCGGTGCGCACCGGCTTTGTTACCGCCGCCTTTGGCTGCAATTTCGAGGGCGATGTCGATCCGGCCCGCGTGGTGGGGCTGGTGGGCGATATGCTCTCGATTGCCGCCGATCATGGCGAGAATCTGAGCCTGATCGGCCTTGGCGACACGATGGCATGGGCCACACCCGAACGCATCCGCCGCGTGGTGGGGGCGGTGCGTGAACGCTGGCCTGATCTCGAACTCTCGCTCCATCTGCATGACACGCGCGGGCTGGGCATTGCCAATGCGATGGCGGGGCTGGAGATGGGTGTGCGCCATTATGATGCGGCGGTGGGCGGGCTGGGCGGATGCCCCTTTGCCGCGCATGGCGGGGCGGCGGGCAATATTGCCACCGAGGATTTTGTGTTCCTGTGCGAAGAACTGGGCATCGAAACGGGCATAGACCTTGAGAAGCTGGCCGAATGCGCGCGTCTGGCCGAAAGCATCGTTGGCCATCCGCTGCCCGGCAAGATCAAGACCGGGGGCAGCCTGCGCGCGCTGCGTGCCCGCATCGCGGCGGCCTGATCCATGCTTTCGCGCCTCCATGATGCCGACCGCGCGGCGCTGGCCGCTCTGCCGCGTTCGCTGATCATCCTGTTGGAAAACATTCTGGCCCATGAGGCCGATCCCGCGCCCTATATCGCCCATTTCCGGCATTGGCTCGATCATGGCGCGGCGGAGGCGGAGATCCCCTTTCGTCCCTCGCGCATATTGATGCAGGATACCGCAGGCGTTGCCGCGCTGGCCGATCTGGCGGCGCTGCGCGACCATGCCGCCGCTCATGGCTTTGCCCCGGGGGCGGTCGATGCCGCGATCCCCATCGACCTTGTCATCGACCATTCGGTCCATGTCGATTACAGCGGCGTCCCCGATGCGGCGGCGCGCAATCTGGCATTGGAATATGCCCGCAACGGCGAACGCTACCGCTTTTTCAAATGGGCCGAGCGCGCCTTTGACCGCCTGAATATCGTGCCGCCGGGGCAAGGCATCTGTCATCAGATCAATCTGGAGCGCCTGACCAGCGGCTGCGTTCGCCGTGACGGCCGATGGATGGCCGAAACTGTGATCGGCACCGACAGCCATACCACGATGGTCAATGCACTGGGCGTGCTGGGCTGGGGCGTGGGCGGAATCGAGGCGGAGTTGGCGGCGCTGGGCGCCCCGGTGCCGATTCCTCTGCCGCGCGTGGTTGAGGTATGTCTGGAGGGTCGTCTGGCGGAGGGCGTGACGGCCACCGATGCGGCCTTGTTCATCGCTGCCCGCCTGCGCGAGGCCGATGTGGTGGATCAGATCGTCGAGTTCTCCGGCACGGCGCTCGATCACATGAGTTTGCCCGACCGGGCGGCGGTGGCCAATATGTGCCCTGAATACGGGGCAACGGCGGCGCTGTTTCCGGTGGATGGGGCCACGCTGGCCTATATGGCGGCAATGGGGCGTCCGGTGGAGGATTACGAAGCCTATGCGCGCGCAACCGGCCTGTGGCGCGATGCCGGGCCGCCAAGGCGTTATTCGCGGCGCCTTGTCCTCGATCTGGGTGCGGTCGGGCCGATCATGGCCGGGCCTAGCCGGCCGCAGCAGATAGTCCCTCTGGCGGCGGTTTCGGCTTCCCTGCGCGAACATTTCCCGCAGGAGGAGGATGCCCTTGTCGCCATTGCCGCGATCACCAGTTGCACCAACACCGCCAATCCCGCGCTGATGGTGGCCGCGGGTCTGGTCGCGCAAAAGGCTGTGGAGCGCGGTCTGTCGGTTCCGCCATGGGTCAAAACCTCGCTGGCCCCCGGATCGCCGCGCATTGCGGCCTTGCTGGAGCAGGCCGGATTGCAGGAAAGTCTCGACGCGCTGGGATTTCATGTGGTCGGCTTCGGCTGCACCACCTGCGTCGGCAATTCGGGCGATCTTAAGCCCGAGGCGGGCGAGGGGCGCTTGCTGGCGGCGGTATTGTCGGGCAATCGCAATTTTGAAAACCGCATCCATCCCGCGATCCGGGCCAATTATCTGGCCTCGCCGCCGCTGGTGGTGGCCGCCGCGCTGGCGGGGCGGATGGGCGTCAATCTGGCGCAGGATGCCTTGGGCACGGATCGCGATGGCGCGCCGGTGTTCCTGCGCGATCTCTGGCCCGATGCGGTGGAGGTTTCGGCGGTCCTGCATGGTTTGCCCGATACGCTCCAAGAAGGAGCGGTGGACAGCGCATGGGCGGATCTGGACGCGCCCGACGGGCCGCAATTCCCCTGGGATCCGGCCTCGACCATGGTTTTGCCGCCGCCGTTTTTTGAATGCGCGGCCGGCGGCTTGATTGGCGACCTGCATGGCGCGCGGGCCTTGCTGGTGCTGGGCGACAATGTGACGACCGATCATATCTCGCCCATTGGGCGGATCGCGGCGTCATCGCCCGCCGCCGCATGGCTGAGAGCGCATGGACAGCACAATCCGGGCAGCTATGGCGAGCAGCGCGCCAATGATCGCGTGATGCTGCGCGGCACTTTCGACAATGCGCGGCTGCTCAACCATCTGGCGAGCGGACCGGGCAACCGGGCGCCGGGGCCGGATGGCGCGGAAGGCTCTGTTTTCGCGGCGGCGCAGGCCTATGCCGACCAAGGCGTGCCTCTGCTTGTCTTTGCCGGGGCGCGCTATGGCACCGGATCGGCCCGCGACTGGGCGGCCAAGGGGACCGCGCTGCTGGGCATCCGCGCCGTCATCGCGCGCAGTTTTGAGCGGATCCACCGCGCCAATCTGGTGGCGATGGGTGTGCTGCCGATTGTGTGGGATCAGGATGCGGCGGGGCTGGTTCGGGCCGATAGCCGCATCGCCATTCTCGGCATCGACCGACTTGGCGCGGATTGCGGCGACCTGATCATCGCCATCGACACGCCGGGCAAGGGCATAGCCCATTACCCCGCCCGGGCCGATGTGGGTTCGGCGGGCCAGATTGCCCTGCTGCGCGATGGCGGTCTGTTTGCCCGTTTTGCGCGGCGCTTTGGCTGATGGATACGGCGCCGGAAGGATGATCCCTCCGGCGCCGTCCTGCCTTATCCCTCGTGGATGGTCTTGGTAACAAGGCAAGCCTGCAAGCCTTCCGGGCCGTCTTCATGGCCGTGGCCGGACCATTTCACCCCGCCAAAGGGCGCATCGGCCGCGCCGATCGTGGTGGTGTTGATAGCCAGCATCCCGGTTTCCAGTTCGGCGGCCAGACGGCGATGGCGGCGATAATCCTGCGTCCAGGCATAGGCGGCAAGGCCATAGGGCAGGCGGTTGGCTTCGGCGATCATCGCGGCCTCATCGGCATAGCGGTTGATCAGAGCGACCGGGCCGAAAGGCTCCTCCTGCATGATTTCGGCATCCAGCGGCGTATCGGCCAGCACGGTCGGGGCAAAGAAACAGCCCTGATTGCCGATCCGCGCCCCGCCCGTCATCAACCGGCCCCCGCGCGCCACCGCATCACCCACCAGCTTTTCCATCGCCTCGGGACGGCGCGGATTGGCCATCGGCCCCATTTGCACGCCTTTGTGCCATCCCGGCCCGACCTTTATGGCCGCTGCCCTTTGTGCGAAACCGGCGACGAAGCGGTCATAGATGGCATCCTCGACGATAAAGCGCGTGGGCGCGACGCAGACCTGCCCGGCATTGCGGAATTTATGCGGCACCACCTTGTCCAGAACCGCTTCAAGATCAACGTCGGCAAACACCAGCACCGGCCCATGCCCGCCCAGTTCCATCGTCGTGCGCTTCAGATCATTGGCGGCCAGTTTCATCAGATGCTTGCCGATGGCGGTCGATCCGGTGAAGCTGAGCTTGCGGATGACGGGCGAGGCGAGGAGATAGTCCGACACCTGCGCCGGATCGCCAAACACCGCCTGCGCGACATTGCCGGGCAGGCCTGCGTCATACAGGCATTGCAGCACGCCCAGCGCCGAGGCGGGCGTTTCCTCCGCCGCTTTCAGGATGACACTGCACCCCGCCGCAATCGGCGCGCCCAGCTTGCGCCCCGGATTGCCCAGCGGGAAATTCCACGGCGCAAAGGCGGCCACCGGCCCCACCGGCTCGTGCACCACGGTCGAGCGCATTCCGGTCGGGCGCACCAGTTGGCGGCCATAGAGGCGATGAACCTCGCCCGCATAGAAGCGGAAGAGTTCGACATTCATCATCACTTCGACCCGCGCCTCGGCCAGAGTTTTGCCCTGCTCCTGCGTGGCGACCCATGCCAATTCCTCCTTGCGTTCCAGCATGAGGGCGGCGGCGTCTTGCAGAACCTGCGCGCGCTGGTGGGCGCTGGCATGGCGCCACAGGGCGAAACCGCGAGCGGCGGCCTCCAGCGCGCGGTCAAGATCGGCGGTATCGGCAAGGGGCAATTGGCCCAGCGCATCATCGGTGGCGGGATTGCGGACGGTGAAAGTGGAGCGGTGGTCGATGCCGATGCGTTCTCCGGCAATGACCATCGCGAGTTCGGGATAATGGGGCATGGAATCCTCTGATTTTACTTTGAAGAGTATGCGGGCGATCAGATGGGGAAATGCCCGTCCTGGGTTTCGACGGTGATCCAGCGGGTTTCGGTGAAGCTGTCGATGCCCTGACGGCCGCCGAAGCGGCCATAGCCCGAAGCACCGACGCCGCCGAAGGGCATCTGGGCCTCGTCATGGACGGTCGCGCCGTTGATGTGGCAGATGCCCGACTTGATCTGCTTGGCAAGGCGCAGGCCCTTGGCGATGTCCTTCGTAAAGACCGCAGCCGACAGGCCATATTCGGTGTCATTGGCCAGTTCGATCGCGTGCGCCTCGTCTCGCGCGCGGATGATGCCGACGACGGGGCCAAAGCTTTCATCGCGGAACAGCTTCATGTCCGGCGTGACCTTATCCACCAGATGCGCGGGCATCACGACGTTCAGCGTGGTTTCCCCGCCGGTCAGCAAGGTCGCGCCCTTGGCCACGGCATCGTCCACCAGCGAAAGGCAATGCGCCACCGTCTTGGCATCGACCACCCCGCCCAGCGGCGTGTTGCCCAGACGCGGATCGCCTGCGGTCAAGGTCTTGACCTTGGCGGCGAATTTCTCGGCAAATTCATCGGCCACGGCCTCGACCACGATGATCCGCTCGGTGCTCATGCAGATCTGGCCCTGGTTCATATAGGCGCCGAAAGCGGCCGCCTTGACCGCCTCGTCAAGATCCGCATCGGCACAGATCACCAAAGGCGCCTTGCCGCCCAGTTCAAGCAGGCAGGGCTTGAGATGTTCGGCCGCGCGCTTGGCGATGATGCGGCCCACGGCCGTGCTGCCGGTAAAATTGATGCGCTTGACTTCCGGTGCGTCGATCAGCGCGCCCACCACATCGGCGGCATCCGCAGGCGCATTGGTCACGACATTGACCACGCCCTCGGGGAAACCGGCCTCGGCAAAGGCTTCGATGATCAGCGCATGGGTGCGCGGGCAT
It includes:
- a CDS encoding TonB-dependent receptor; protein product: MKRCDRAAMFLLGVAASALLPAVAQAAEAPPAPSNDEIVVTAQFRKESAQKTAVSIDVLSAETLTRAGVAQATDLARLSPGVQITQGGSALQVYIRGAGDFSTTGYSNPAVAQAYDGVFAARSQFVAATFYDLERVEVLKGPQGTLYGRNATGGALNIIPVQPKLGQFEGYVSAGFQNYNGYNAEGALNIPLGDKVAVRASFQGVSRDGYITDGTDDDKHHSLRLQVKAQPTEALTLRLGVNYQHLGGRGPGKVVYEPTAPNAPGITNPQPILPANRWTSINQSLNTLIGSVTAPPGIYPLDTSKVYQNVDVLGINGHIDWNLGPAVLTVIPAYQRVTQDSLVMPALYFSTNNYFTGAPSVSEGQTLEVRLGHADNRVKWVIGGYYFNEDQDSFNAVRLGRASDTAFIAKLNTRAYAAFGEATYSLTSRFRATAGLRYTDETKSVDGHRYAIAGSLACPAGGTAIGGSCEILTSSGTWVEGTYSAKRLNYKAGVEFDVAPQNMLYASVVTGFKSGGQSNADIDPYKPEDVTAYTIGSKNRFFGRLLLINAELFYMDYKNRQENFSQLDRGGAQVSSLFNAGKAVAKGITLEATLRPTMNDSFHVGVEYTESKYKDFSYQVYRAASPDPTTTCGVTPITGGNARIGYWTVNCNGFQLPRTPKFSGNVNYTHTFDMKDGARVEFTPDMSFASSRWLSAEFVENARAGAYALFNASLTYYAPGDRFSVQAFVRNIGNTAVYTGTQQYPFIANYNGHDIAPPRTWGARLRAKF
- a CDS encoding fumarylacetoacetate hydrolase family protein, with translation MRLARFDGGRIGVCVGEEIADVTDVCGVDTAQWPPVGPLVLIRDFVILRPRIEAALATAPRKALADVRLETPVPWPNKVIAYPVNYHAHGREMQAGYRATNQGFFLKPSSSVSGPNDPVVLPHVPGREVHHEAELGIIIGKICRSVPRENWREAVFGYACLMDMVVRGREERVFRKAYDTFCPVGPWITTADEVPDPDQLEMNLWVNGELRQHANTRDLVLDIPGMIETASAVMTLQPGDIIATGTPQGVAPIVDGDKVRISITRLGEMTVDVVQGTEGASEVFAAPYVPPIIKQN
- a CDS encoding cupin domain-containing protein, with the protein product MADIATLDDLYAAFTALNMEGGWHRRFPALWSEPRANFRPFQWRYGDVKPILARAGELIGTDKAERRNLTMFNPVEGNVYSTLRSMVAAYQMIRPGETARAHRHTPNALRLILEGRGTHTVVDGHRVEMRPGDVLLTPGWAWHSHDNVGPDDCYWMDFLDVPLVHLLEPMFYQPHPDGVEADPTAVDSSPLAFRREDTLARLDVAGAVDDAHASVQMGDPALKTIRLDMQRLIAGRETARCRTTANIIYAVVEGQGRTEIDGQSFDWSFGDTIAIPAWRPYRHRAQSDALLLKVSDAPVMAAFDWLRCEAD
- a CDS encoding FAD-dependent monooxygenase, translating into MKQSLKVLIAGGGIGGMAAALSLLRRGYDVEVYEQAAELGEVGAGVQISPNGSRALDALGVFETLKAASCAPRRKEFRLWNTGRAWPMFDLGPQAIEKYGYPYLTVYRPDLLATLIDAVRAIKPDAVHLAKAVSNIDVREDGVTLHFADGTHADGDLLVGADGVKSTVRRCLFGDDEAQFTGMIAWRAVIPMERLPERLRDMLGWTWIGPGGHLVNYPLRGGKLMNMIGTIERNDWQVESWYTQGSNEECARDFAGWHEDVQTLIQAAPSVMKWAFMERAPRQTWSVGRATLLGDACHATLPFLAQGAVMSIEDGVVLGRCLDKYADPVKALHRYEQARVERTSAMVRGAKENTARFHESALATEEGAIAYMESEWSRDPIRDRYDWLYRYDVNTAEI
- a CDS encoding CaiB/BaiF CoA transferase family protein, which codes for MTDHAQRPPADLLSGLRVLDLTNILSGPYATYQMALLGAEVIKVENPKDGDLARKLGASPSLNGQLMGTSFLAQNAGKLSVTVDLKHPEGKALFRELVASADVLVENFRPGVMDRLGFGHEALRAANPGLIYCAISGFGQNGPLAGNPAYDQIVQGMSGVMSITGDADTAPLRVGYPLCDTLGGMAAAFAVVSALVKRGRTGEGAFIDLSMLDATLSAMGWAVSNYLIAGVEARPIGNQNMTAAPSGAFRCADGPINIAANKQEQFEKLCELIGRPDLATDPRFAERETRKANRAAINAELEQALAAKSAQEWESLFNAHGIPAGRILTVPEILAHPQIAARDLVQDIAMPEADFGGVRVVRAGFDLADSQPAARCPPPWLGQHNARIYGELGRDHPALERLKASGAI
- a CDS encoding IclR family transcriptional regulator, yielding MNSKPGVAAVDRALDILEAFRAGKPVLTLAEIARITGLYKSTILRLLGSLERYGLIWQRADGTYQLGASLLSFASVFQDSFDLRHFVEPVLEQLVADTSESATFYIRDGEDLVCLFRVDGSNVVRDYSVRPGSRRALNKGAASVTLLQFDAGLRAPITREAMVVVSVGNVDLDMAAIGVPVFGANGVLQGAITLSGPSLRFTQEHVTRLAPVAVEAAIALSLRLGATPGLLPPLATAE